The following are encoded in a window of Primulina eburnea isolate SZY01 chromosome 4, ASM2296580v1, whole genome shotgun sequence genomic DNA:
- the LOC140830360 gene encoding uncharacterized protein, translating to MDKAVSYKHLRFDSFAGLFSDSSIVVSVVEEGCYGMVAMGKASELAKGQRLNGYMLSLFFFLLNLIIALVYLKIPGNTIPSSSIVYVLLLEILATLVSIYQMVAYTVLYFHCKKQHGEEAEIDIGVNKYTLLPTTYPVN from the exons ATGGACAAAGCCGTTTCTTACAAGCATTTACGTTTCGATTCATTCGCTGGGCTTTTTTCCGATTCTT CTATAGTTGTTTCAGTCGTCGAGGAAGGTTGTTACGGGATGGTGGCAATGGGAAAAGCTTCGGAACTTGCCAAGGGGCAAAGATTAAATGGTTACATGCTGTCTCTTTTCTTCTTTCTGCTTAATCTGATAATTGCTCTGGTTTATCTAAAGATTCCTGGTAACACAATACCCTCAAGTTCAATAGTTTATGTGTTGCTTTTGGAAATATTAGCTACCTTAGTAAGTATTTATCAAATGGTGGCATATACTGTATTGTATTTCCATTGCAAGAAGCAACATGGGGAAGAGGCGGAGATAGACATTGGAGTTAACAAGTATACTTTGCTGCCCACAACGTATCCTGTTAACTGA